The window ATGTAAAAATCTTTGCATGATATCTCATTCTAACATCGTAGCAAAGGCCTGTCTTCAGTGGTGAATAATGGATTTTTGGCGTGCAGGCGGGAACAATTACCtgtcttttattattggaaGTAGTAGAAAGACTATTTTGATCTTCTTTCGTCTCTTCTAGCCTACGTTTTAAGTTACCGTCTGGATTTTCCCATGCTTCTTTCTTGACTATTTCAGAGTCCATGTTTTGTCTATTCTGCGCTgtatcttcttctactttCCCTTTTCTACTCTTCTGTTATGTGAAATAAAACCActaaatttcaaaacattaaaagataaataaaGATTCTTCTACTGTGGAAAGACGGTGCATGCCTCTCTTAGCTCTATTTACCTAATTAGTGACCTGATTGAACTTTTGGGAAGAAGCATTTTCCTCGAGATTTCCAAACGGTGCGGGAGAAAGTGACAagtgagaaaaaaaattgaccTGAAAAGTTCGATGAGGTTAAAAGAAGAGctgattcttttttgtaaattgTTCCCACTGAGGATcccattgaaaagaaaagatgaatttttACAGGGATGCAACATGGGTacttgaagatattgagaAGGAAGCCGCTAAGGAGAGGATTTCTGGCTCCATGCAGACTCTGGTACTGAAAAGCTGCAAAAGGTATAAGCTGAAAAGTAATCCAAAGCATGTTTATGCAGTTCTCGATTCGTGTTGGAAATACAAACCATATTTAGAGAaagtaatgaaaaaggCCCGCATATTGGAAGATATTCCCAAGAAAAAGGGCAAACCACTCTTTTCAAGACTAACTTTGTTGTTACTATGTCATGATTTGTTAATTTCTaaacagaaaagaattcaaaTGGGTAAGCACCCCATCAAAGATTACGTGTTGAAGTTCAAGAGCCCATTACATAGCGAAATGGTCAAATTAAAGctaaaattgaaagtgaGGAATTTATCCGAGCTGGTTTTAAGTGAGGACATCGCCAACGATCTTCCGCCTGTTAGATGGATTAGGATCAATCCATTAAAATGCTATCCAAATGGTAAGACTGAACCAGTATTGGCCGagttgagaaaaaaatttacttTGAAGGTGGAAAAATGGTCCGAATTAGTTCCCGAATCTATCTACTATGATGAATATATACCTAACTTGTTCGGAATTCATCCATCTGATAAGATTACCGCACATGAACTCTATAAGAATGGGAAAATTATCATTCAAGACCGTGCCTCTTGTTTTCCTGCTCACATTTTGAACCCGGGACCGAATGATATTGTAATAGATGCCTGCTCTGCTCCAGGTAACAAGACGACTCATACCGCTTCCTATATATGTTCTGAACCGCCAAAAGACAGCAGAACTCGAATATACGCTTTCGAAAAAGATCCAGAAAGAGCAaaaattttgcaaaaaatgatCAAGATAGCCGGATGTTCTTCCAATATTGATGTCAGTGTAGGTGATTTTACAAAGCTTGCTACTCCCGAAAAATTTAAGGATGCTACTGGTTTTATTGTAGACCCAAGTTGCTCTGGTAGTGGTATATTTGGTCGTAAATTTTTTGACTCACTTaacagaaaaaagatgGATGATAAGGATGATGACAATGACATCGTGCCGGATGAGCAAGAGGAGTTCATGGCGAAGGAAGAATTACAAACGAGATTAGCGAAACTAAGCTCATTCCAGTTCCAAATGGTCAAGCATGCAATGAGTTTTCCTGTGGCTAAAAAAATAGTGTACAGCACTTGTTCCATTCATGCGGAGGAAAATGAACGTGTGGTAATAGACCTTCTTTTAGATAAGGCCGTTCAAGAATGGGGTTGGAGAGTAGCACCAAGAAGTGAAGTTATTCCCTTTTGGCCTAGAAGAGGCAAAGTAGAAGAGTTCGAAGAAGTTTTCAGAGAAGGAGCCGCCCATGACCCTCAAGAGCTTGCCGAGGGTTGCATCAGAGCACTACCGAAAGATGATGGAGGCATTGGTTTTTTTGCTGTCTGTTTTGAAAGGAAGTAAACTTTCGAAGCATTCATTTATGTAAAttgtatttattatttccTTAATTTATTGGTACTTGTAAAGATTTCATGTTTGCATTTTAAGTAACAGTGTATAGGAAGGTTTTCGGGTAATGAtgtgtttttgaaaaatatcaatgagCTCTGTTAAATAGTTGCAAGTACCAAACGTTGTTTCTATTGATAAGGACAGCAACTAAGTGAATAACACGGCACGAGACGTTTCTAACTTGATTGCAAGTGTGGGAGTTACAAATGACCGACCATGAATCTCTGGACTTAAAGCAGAATCAAGAAGGCGGTGGCGTTTGTAGACGTCATAGCTTAAGCAGCGAACAAGATTCGAGCGTGGAAGATAACAATGAGCAGCCTAGTTCGTATGAGGAAGAAACGGACGATGATATGCAGTATTATGAGCGTtcaattcaagaaatttccaAAGGTGACTCATATATTTGTATGATTTGTACAGTAGAAATGGATTATACATGTCAGATGTTCGCTTGCAAGAGATGTTATAGAGTATTTGATTATGGATGTATAAGGGAATGGGCAATAAAATCGACGGAAAAAACCGTAGACAGAATATGGAAATGTCCAAACTGTTATCACGTTGGCAAAAAAGTTCCAGCGAATAATAGGCCCACATGCTGGTGTGGCAAAGTCGTTAATCCTGACCCTAACCCATTGGATCCTAATTCATGCGGACAAACCTGTAGCGCTCCTATTTGTATTCATGGCTGTTCCAAAACTTGTCATTTGGGACCGCATCCAGAATGCACAAGAATGGTCGAGATTATGTGTCACTGTGGGAAACATTCGCAAAGTATATTTTGTTACCAGTCCAAGgctatgaaaaaaaatttcaaatgtCAAGAAGAGTGTGGATTACCTCTATCTTGTTCAGTTCACAATTGTAAAAGGAAATGCCATACCGGCTTATGTGGGCCATGCCCAGAATTGATTACTAGTAAAGATAGCACTGAAGAGCAAATAAAATGCTATTGTGGTAACCACTCTCGTGCTAGCATAAAGTGTAGTGAAGCAAGGTTTCCAAAATCTGGTAGGTCCTCAAAGGATGGAAATGGAAATGAGTGGATTGGTGTATTTGCTTGTACAGATATTAGAACAGTTGATTTTTCATGCCGCAAACATTCATTCATCGAACCCTGCTTAAGTCCACCCTCAGTCAATGGTAGAAAGGTATGCCCTTTTCTACCCAGTTTACTAAAGACATGCCCTTGTGGTCGGACAGCCCTGGACGAGCTAACCAAACCTCGTAAACATTGTGATGACCCAATACCGACGTGTAATTCAAGGTGCAGTAAACCGTTAAAATGTGGCAAACATTCGTGTCCCTTCATTTGTCATGATCTGGCCTGTATGGATCCCTGTTTACAAATTGATAGTGCAAAATGTGCTTGTGAGCAAAGCACATTTTCAGTTCCTTGTGGATTTCAAGGACGGCCACGCTGTAACATTAAGTGCGAATCTCTGATGTCATGTCGTAGACACAGGTGCACTGACAGGTGCTGCAGTGGTAGACCATCGGcagtaaaaagaagaaaaaacttctttagATCGCAAGATTTGTTAGACGAGTCTCTTGTGGAAGCAAAGCATATCTGTTTAAAACCCTGTAACTTAACATTATCATGTGGAATTCATAAATGTCAGAGAAAATGCCACCCCGGGAAATGTCCACCCTGTTTAGAAAGTGATTCAAACGACCTAATTTGTCCTTGTGGCAAAACAGTTGTTCCTGCACCCGTACGTTGTGGTACAGAATTACCAGTATGTAACCACCCATGTATTAAAGTTGTGCGCGGTGAATCCAGCTGTGGCCACAAACCAATGCCACATACCTGTCATCCTTTGGGTGTACCATGTCCACCATGTACAGAAACCGTATTCAAACCTTGTAAATGTggg is drawn from Saccharomyces mikatae IFO 1815 strain IFO1815 genome assembly, chromosome: 14 and contains these coding sequences:
- the RCM1 gene encoding rRNA (cytosine-C5-)-methyltransferase RCM1 (similar to Saccharomyces cerevisiae YNL022C; ancestral locus Anc_2.286), which encodes MNFYRDATWVLEDIEKEAAKERISGSMQTLVLKSCKRYKLKSNPKHVYAVLDSCWKYKPYLEKVMKKARILEDIPKKKGKPLFSRLTLLLLCHDLLISKQKRIQMGKHPIKDYVLKFKSPLHSEMVKLKLKLKVRNLSELVLSEDIANDLPPVRWIRINPLKCYPNGKTEPVLAELRKKFTLKVEKWSELVPESIYYDEYIPNLFGIHPSDKITAHELYKNGKIIIQDRASCFPAHILNPGPNDIVIDACSAPGNKTTHTASYICSEPPKDSRTRIYAFEKDPERAKILQKMIKIAGCSSNIDVSVGDFTKLATPEKFKDATGFIVDPSCSGSGIFGRKFFDSLNRKKMDDKDDDNDIVPDEQEEFMAKEELQTRLAKLSSFQFQMVKHAMSFPVAKKIVYSTCSIHAEENERVVIDLLLDKAVQEWGWRVAPRSEVIPFWPRRGKVEEFEEVFREGAAHDPQELAEGCIRALPKDDGGIGFFAVCFERK
- the FAP1 gene encoding Fap1p (similar to Saccharomyces cerevisiae FAP1 (YNL023C); ancestral locus Anc_2.288); the encoded protein is MTDHESLDLKQNQEGGGVCRRHSLSSEQDSSVEDNNEQPSSYEEETDDDMQYYERSIQEISKGDSYICMICTVEMDYTCQMFACKRCYRVFDYGCIREWAIKSTEKTVDRIWKCPNCYHVGKKVPANNRPTCWCGKVVNPDPNPLDPNSCGQTCSAPICIHGCSKTCHLGPHPECTRMVEIMCHCGKHSQSIFCYQSKAMKKNFKCQEECGLPLSCSVHNCKRKCHTGLCGPCPELITSKDSTEEQIKCYCGNHSRASIKCSEARFPKSGRSSKDGNGNEWIGVFACTDIRTVDFSCRKHSFIEPCLSPPSVNGRKVCPFLPSLLKTCPCGRTALDELTKPRKHCDDPIPTCNSRCSKPLKCGKHSCPFICHDLACMDPCLQIDSAKCACEQSTFSVPCGFQGRPRCNIKCESLMSCRRHRCTDRCCSGRPSAVKRRKNFFRSQDLLDESLVEAKHICLKPCNLTLSCGIHKCQRKCHPGKCPPCLESDSNDLICPCGKTVVPAPVRCGTELPVCNHPCIKVVRGESSCGHKPMPHTCHPLGVPCPPCTETVFKPCKCGKKDKVRTVCFQKDVSCGTKCGLLLHFCRHTCQKTCHLPGNCQKVCKQICGHERLSCRHTCPKPCHGKTECPDLPCPTLVKITCKCGRNEKSVTCSAKSGVVPANESSVLDCDEECEALKRLKELREAFGIKEESNNVTSNELDALKKLVSVATTFEELHLPFTETTLSVYSKQERWCSQIEVILNKLMDDKTRSSLHFKPMRPPQRHFIRELAKAYGLYSESQDREPMRSVFIKKEDNGTSNKPVLSLGEALPLYESFKQLQKERKVQEFQSRTTAKLINFEVQDAQPKVEVAKNNGFLVRNLVTGNTVEDLKRFFEPHLKHTLVVNPQYLILDDGKTALVYPENYETASVNTERDMELLVGHFDFMAKEAFLADSILLCSTDEEVGKRLDTPVIQEDTSIEDKNK